A window of bacterium contains these coding sequences:
- a CDS encoding NapC/NirT family cytochrome c has translation MKLSSLTSNFISFAGLVIFAVCLVLVAFVLVADWIGFEFNPYIGVVAFLILPMVATFGIILIPVGKAWERKRAAARGTAAGLIKVEIDLDKASTRRRILMLSMTAALVLSFMAAAAYESLMFMDTTTFCGEVCHSVMMPELTSYRRSPHARVRCVDCHIGEGADWFVRSKLSGTRQVFAVMLKTYDRPIPTPVENLRPARETCEHCHWPEKFHGSKLLVNTHYSPDESNTPLKNVLLMKTGGGLPGGAAEGIHWHTSFSHRVEYVAIDHQRDTIPYVRLVRSDSSEVEYVADDSPYSLEELRAMPRRTMDCMDCHNRPSHVFEVPEVAVDQSMSSGEIAADLPYVKRESVRLLTEPYPSRDEAETRIKAGLKDFYTQNCPDVAAGRSADIERAAATLADIYLRNIFPSMNITWGTYRTQIGHTQANGCFRCHDEAHTSKDGATISQDCGTCHELLAMEEENPTPTIETLPRR, from the coding sequence ATGAAGCTCAGTTCGTTGACCAGCAACTTTATCAGTTTCGCGGGGCTTGTGATCTTTGCGGTCTGCCTCGTCCTGGTGGCCTTCGTACTGGTGGCCGACTGGATCGGCTTCGAGTTCAATCCGTACATCGGCGTGGTGGCCTTCCTGATTCTGCCGATGGTCGCCACCTTCGGCATCATCCTGATACCGGTCGGCAAGGCCTGGGAGCGCAAGCGCGCGGCGGCGCGCGGGACCGCGGCCGGGTTGATCAAAGTCGAGATCGATCTCGACAAGGCCTCGACGCGCCGGCGGATCCTGATGTTGAGTATGACCGCGGCGCTGGTGCTCTCGTTTATGGCGGCGGCGGCCTACGAGAGTCTGATGTTTATGGACACCACCACCTTCTGCGGCGAAGTCTGCCATTCGGTGATGATGCCGGAATTGACCTCCTATCGCCGTTCGCCGCATGCGCGGGTGCGGTGCGTTGATTGCCATATCGGCGAGGGCGCCGACTGGTTTGTCCGCTCCAAGTTGTCGGGCACACGTCAGGTGTTCGCGGTGATGCTGAAGACCTACGACCGCCCAATTCCGACGCCGGTGGAGAACCTGCGTCCGGCGCGCGAGACCTGCGAGCATTGCCACTGGCCGGAGAAGTTCCATGGCTCCAAACTGCTGGTCAACACCCACTATTCGCCCGACGAGTCGAATACGCCGTTGAAGAATGTCCTCCTCATGAAAACGGGCGGCGGTTTGCCGGGGGGCGCGGCCGAAGGCATCCACTGGCACACCAGTTTCTCGCACCGGGTGGAGTATGTGGCCATCGACCATCAGCGCGACACGATCCCCTATGTGCGGTTGGTGCGCTCCGACAGCAGCGAAGTCGAGTATGTCGCCGACGACAGTCCGTACTCTCTCGAAGAACTGCGCGCCATGCCGCGGCGGACCATGGACTGCATGGATTGCCACAACCGGCCGTCGCACGTCTTCGAAGTGCCGGAGGTGGCGGTCGACCAGTCGATGTCCTCCGGCGAGATCGCCGCCGATCTTCCGTATGTCAAACGCGAGAGCGTGCGTCTGCTCACCGAGCCGTATCCGTCTCGCGACGAGGCGGAAACGCGCATCAAGGCGGGGCTGAAGGATTTCTACACACAAAACTGCCCCGATGTGGCAGCGGGACGCTCCGCCGACATCGAACGCGCCGCCGCCACGCTTGCCGATATCTATCTGCGCAACATCTTCCCAAGCATGAACATCACCTGGGGCACCTACCGCACCCAGATCGGCCACACCCAGGCCAACGGCTGCTTCCGCTGCCATGATGAGGCGCACACGTCGAAAGACGGCGCCACCATCTCGCAGGATTGCGGAACCTGCCACGAACTCCTGGCCATGGAAGAGGAAAACCCGACGCCGACGATTGAAACCCTACCGCGTCGCTAG
- a CDS encoding FlgD immunoglobulin-like domain containing protein → MQIAKMWYVLQHRYACGLTGSRTILVPQDYASIQEAVDAAKVCDTVLVAPGAYSVTTGNNIDFGGKRLVVMSSAGASSTIITVSNETAFVLENHEPDGSVIRGFTVQGSGGMRIKNSSPLVDSCYFIDCAPIHVTGELSYPKIYDSRFQECSGSLWGGAILFLQSGGEVRGNLFLNNYCYGKGGAVCVVNGLETSTIEVELAFNTFVGNSSSNSGGAVWLIQTSGTTHVHNNTYVMNDCSTTARFPCVMGSEEDYSEPGAWITVENEILTNNLTYAMCKTGYPTWGAVDCNFWQNALGDFNPAGVVQQVPGGTLTALDPIYCDFEGSDYSLSWESPCVGKGAKGVGCGPAPILLTPPDGSRTSSATPLLDWTDGETSSPQQYFTYGVQVDDDVAFSLPTMTSTDLESSHWNVSPGLADGVWYWRARQKFNAVGDPELGIWSRWSEARSFQKFTSGGGNPSCPVLFVEVGGDYIQENPLLTGCELFGYQATVTDHYQIATPVPVTQRELVLQLRELEDEVTYLNSIELLAVEHPAQTKLASDATGKIVICAAGALSPTSAVDETGADRLPDVIAEDGRYFQAHSSGSLVLCFRALGGVIAAQSAQKGGCPVTKPGSPLSPSAELRVEQLTSEGSWTQLPLPPSRVNASVQYFVLDQPVGAEGLTRVRVAWVGAYEVDYLPLYAILPIQPTIDRLEPTSVRITRGQVSSGMTDQSLGQGVTLLRNGDVATFSFKLPEVITPSSRRSLIVKAEGRYEPVLASPPAETGCQLLGNYPNPFNASTTIAYRLYHSMLVTIEVYNVLGQRVSVLREGLQESGMHEIVWEGRDDSGHPVPSGTYLYRIQAGENTTAGKMSLLK, encoded by the coding sequence ATGCAGATCGCAAAGATGTGGTACGTTTTGCAACACAGATACGCGTGCGGTCTTACAGGATCACGCACGATTCTCGTACCTCAGGACTACGCATCGATTCAAGAGGCGGTAGACGCAGCCAAGGTCTGCGATACAGTGCTGGTCGCGCCCGGCGCTTATTCAGTGACCACGGGCAACAACATCGACTTTGGAGGCAAACGGCTGGTTGTGATGTCGTCAGCCGGTGCTTCTTCAACTATTATTACGGTCTCGAACGAGACTGCGTTCGTTCTTGAAAACCACGAACCCGACGGCTCCGTTATCCGGGGCTTTACCGTTCAAGGCAGCGGGGGAATGAGAATCAAGAATTCCTCACCCTTGGTTGACAGCTGTTACTTCATTGATTGCGCTCCGATTCATGTGACGGGCGAGCTTTCATACCCCAAGATATACGACAGCCGCTTCCAGGAGTGCAGCGGCAGTTTGTGGGGCGGCGCCATTCTCTTCCTGCAATCGGGAGGGGAAGTGAGGGGCAATCTTTTCCTCAACAACTATTGCTATGGGAAGGGTGGAGCTGTCTGCGTTGTCAATGGCCTCGAAACCTCGACTATAGAGGTAGAATTGGCATTCAACACGTTTGTAGGGAACTCTTCGAGTAATTCCGGCGGCGCTGTCTGGCTAATTCAAACCAGCGGGACGACGCATGTGCACAACAACACTTATGTGATGAATGACTGCTCTACGACAGCGCGATTCCCCTGCGTAATGGGGAGCGAGGAAGACTATTCCGAGCCCGGCGCGTGGATTACCGTTGAGAATGAGATTCTCACGAACAATCTAACATATGCAATGTGTAAGACTGGCTACCCGACTTGGGGTGCCGTTGACTGCAATTTCTGGCAGAATGCACTTGGAGATTTCAACCCGGCAGGCGTCGTGCAACAAGTTCCGGGAGGAACTCTCACCGCACTGGATCCTATCTATTGCGACTTCGAGGGCAGCGATTACTCGCTGTCGTGGGAATCACCATGCGTCGGGAAGGGGGCGAAGGGGGTGGGCTGCGGGCCTGCTCCGATTCTGCTCACCCCACCAGATGGCAGCAGAACAAGTTCGGCGACCCCTCTGCTGGATTGGACTGACGGCGAGACTAGTAGCCCACAGCAGTACTTCACCTACGGCGTGCAGGTTGACGATGACGTGGCGTTCTCGCTCCCGACCATGACGTCCACGGACTTGGAATCGTCCCACTGGAATGTGTCACCGGGCCTGGCGGATGGCGTGTGGTACTGGCGTGCGCGGCAGAAGTTCAATGCTGTCGGTGACCCAGAGTTAGGCATTTGGAGTCGGTGGTCGGAGGCGCGTTCCTTCCAGAAGTTCACCAGTGGCGGAGGAAACCCGTCGTGCCCGGTGCTGTTCGTAGAAGTCGGAGGGGATTACATTCAGGAGAATCCGTTGCTTACAGGCTGCGAGTTGTTTGGCTACCAGGCAACTGTAACCGATCACTACCAAATCGCGACTCCGGTCCCTGTCACCCAACGAGAACTGGTTCTCCAGCTTCGCGAGCTTGAGGATGAAGTTACGTATCTGAACTCAATTGAATTGTTGGCCGTCGAGCACCCAGCTCAGACAAAGCTGGCATCCGATGCGACGGGGAAGATCGTGATCTGCGCAGCGGGAGCTTTGTCGCCCACATCGGCGGTCGATGAAACTGGCGCAGATCGACTGCCTGATGTGATAGCAGAGGACGGCCGTTATTTCCAAGCACACTCCTCGGGTTCGCTTGTACTGTGTTTTCGTGCACTTGGAGGGGTCATTGCTGCCCAATCAGCCCAGAAAGGGGGATGCCCGGTCACGAAGCCAGGATCGCCACTGAGTCCATCCGCAGAGTTGCGCGTGGAGCAGTTGACATCGGAGGGATCATGGACTCAGTTGCCATTGCCTCCTTCCAGAGTGAATGCAAGTGTGCAGTATTTCGTGCTGGATCAGCCGGTAGGCGCGGAAGGGCTTACACGTGTACGTGTGGCGTGGGTCGGGGCGTACGAAGTGGACTATCTCCCCTTGTATGCAATATTGCCAATCCAACCTACGATAGACAGGCTGGAACCGACATCGGTCCGAATTACTCGCGGGCAGGTCAGCTCAGGGATGACCGACCAATCACTTGGCCAGGGGGTGACTCTGCTTCGAAACGGAGATGTTGCGACGTTTTCCTTTAAACTGCCCGAAGTCATCACTCCGTCATCCAGGCGAAGCCTCATAGTAAAGGCGGAGGGCCGCTATGAGCCGGTTCTTGCAAGTCCTCCCGCCGAGACGGGGTGCCAGCTACTCGGAAACTATCCAAATCCTTTCAACGCGAGCACCACGATCGCATACCGCCTGTACCACAGTATGTTAGTCACGATAGAGGTCTATAATGTTCTCGGACAGCGGGTAAGTGTGCTTCGCGAGGGTCTGCAGGAATCTGGCATGCATGAGATAGTGTGGGAGGGTCGAGACGACTCAGGGCATCCAGTCCCGAGCGGAACCTACTTGTACAGGATCCAGGCTGGCGAAAACACCACAGCCGGGAAGATGTCGCTCCTCAAGTAG